One window of the Micromonas commoda chromosome 9, complete sequence genome contains the following:
- a CDS encoding predicted protein, with translation MTGGRLSSFKLGGASGNAQGQYRARLEDSPAMSVDAESAAAAPPSNPPAVSMEVGVRPAPVEVSVPAYEAAGSGDLQIEVSDPHRAGEGMSKHVEYKVTYWSTLSGYTNVSGCVTRRYSDFEWLWKQLRATTDGIIVPSLPQKTLVANDDPTSAAIEARRRHLAVFVARIAAHPIMRESKDLQIFLEEQDKASWSERVPWYERGITSDAVRGVSDWFNHTVRLDDSGTAANLVSAAAQGISGVAAAAGGAASAAAAAAGGAASPAKSPPAAAAATTEQPAATASQSGPTGDVLLGSGAPASQGAPGDGITEDQHFLDVAEYVGKLKGRLDKLSSATSALVKHAQLTGSVLMEFARVVVDLDETEAKAKAVFETRTNGVEWTNAAKLFASASGPPNAQAAAVTAAFGEPLDGAVALTQACVSACDARKAIVDHYNRLCKQIERLDQKAAAMGVPEPGPRREEKQKLELAASDTRIARTQAMGRYDKCRQHMEHELVWFHEELARTMGAALKDLVVAQGASAGQAAHACAGHFEELRAMLRSAPAAFV, from the coding sequence ATGACTGGCGGGCGCTTATCCAGTTTCAAACTTGGAGGAGCCTCGGGGAACGCCCAAGGGCAgtatcgcgcgcgcctggaGGACTCTCCAGCCAtgagcgtcgacgcggagtccgccgcggcggcccctCCTTCAAACCCGCCGGCCGTCAGCATGGAAGTCGGCgtgcgcccggcgccggtggaggTGAGCGTCCCGGCTTACGAGGCCGCGGGCTCTGGAGATCTTCAGATTGAGGTGTCGGacccgcaccgcgcgggtgAGGGGATGAGCAAGCACGTGGAGTACAAAGTGACGTACTGGAGCACCCTATCAGGGTACACAAACGTCAGCGGGTGCGTGACGCGCAGGTATAGCGACTTCGAGTGGCTATGGAAGCAGCTCCGGGCAACCACGGACGGCATCATCGTGCCGTCCTTGCCGCAGAAGACGCTGGTGGCGAACGACgacccgacgagcgcggcgatcgaggccAGGCGAAGGCATCTggccgtcttcgtcgccaGGATCGCCGCCCACCCGATCATGCGCGAGTCCAAGGACCTGCAGATCTtcctcgaggagcaggaCAAGGCGAGCTGGTCGGAGCGGGTGCCGTGGTACGAGAGGGGCATCACTTCGGACGCCGTGCGGGGAGTGAGCGACTGGTTCAACCACACCGTGCGACTCGATGACTCGGGAACGGCCGCGAACCTGGTGAgtgccgccgcgcagggcatcagcggcgtggcggcggccgcgggaggcgcggccagcgcggcggcggcggcggcgggaggcgcggcgtcgccggccaaGTCGCCCCCCGCAGCCGCGGCTGCGACGACGGAACAGCCCGCAGCGACCGCGTCTCAGTCCGGCCCCACGGGCGATGTTCTCCTCGGGTCCGGCGCACCCGCATCTCAGGGTgcgcccggcgacggcatcaCGGAGGATCAGCACTTCCTCGACGTGGCTGAGTACGTCGGCAAGCTCAAGGGTCGACTCGACAAGCTCTCGTCCGCCACGTCGGCGCTGGTGAAGCACGCGCAGCTGACCGGGTCCGTGCTGATGGAGTTCGCGCGGGTGGTCGTGGACCTAGACGAGACGGAggcgaaggccaaggcggtgTTTGAGACGCGTACAAACGGTGTGGAGTGGACCAACGCGGCGAAACTGTttgcgtccgcgtcggggccTCCTAACGCGCAGGCTGCCGCGGTGACagccgcgttcggcgagccGCTCGATGGGGCCGTGGCGCTGACGCAGGCGTGCGtctccgcgtgcgacgcccgTAAGGCCATCGTGGACCATTACAACAGGCTGTGCAAGCAGATCGAGCGCCTGGAtcagaaggcggcggccatgggCGTCCCCGAGCCCGGGCCGAGGCGGGAGGAGAAACAGAAgctggagctcgccgcgtcggacaCGAGGATCGCGAGGACCCAGGCGATGGGCAGGTACGACAAGTGCCGCCAGCACATGGAGCACGAGTTGGTGTGGTTCCACGAGGAGTTGGCGAGgacgatgggcgcggcgctcaaggacctcgtcgtcgcccagggcgcgtccgccggtCAGGCTGCGCACGCGTGCGCTGGACACTTCGAGGAGCTCAGGGCGATGCTGAGGTCCGCGCCTGCCGCGTTCGTGTga
- a CDS encoding predicted protein, producing MPALDRPRREKKNGNSSKFSPDPPRKSKKKKAVPKQVTARKPRVSTNAAHLRRRSARPVSVNPSDHSEDPLWYLADLAAEIPGGVGSPPNRGGNLQTRENVDGRDVGERVRLTREAIALEVSRLDDLRRARLGLRDLRERRLSLVAGEGVRAEELLAAIARLEEAWRAFLARNEVRWSDQLRRDGESQVEARRRQRATEARVARLEGLAKSLARERADAAHASPVTPATGTRATNPIATFEGRECAPFSRTPPWKG from the coding sequence ATGCCGGCACTCGACCGGCCTCGACGGGAAAAGAAGAACGGGAACAGTAGCAAGTTCAGCCCCGACCCTCCCAGGAagtcgaagaagaagaaggccgTGCCCAAGCAGGTCACGGCGCGCAAGCCGCGCGTATCGACGAACGCCGCCCACCttcggcggaggagcgccagACCGGTAAGCGTGAACCCCTCGGACCACTCGGAGGACCCGCTGTGGTacctcgccgacctcgccgcggagataCCCGGCGGGGTCGGCTCGCCCCCGAACCGCGGCGGGAACCTCCAAACGCGCGAGaacgtcgacgggcgcgacgtcggcgagcgcgttcgattgacgcgcgaggcgatcgccCTGGAAGTCTCGCGGCTGGACGACctgaggcgcgcgaggctcgggcTGAGGGACCTCAGGGAGCGCCGGCTGTCCCtggtcgcgggcgagggcgtccgcgcggaggagctcctcgccgccatcgcgcgcctgGAGGAGGCGTGGCGAGCGTTCCTGGCGCGAAACGAGGTGAGGTGGAGTGACCAGCTCAGAAGGGACGGCGAGTCGCAGGTGGAGGCCAGGAGGAGGCAGCGCGCCACCgaggcgagggtggcgcggCTTGAAGGTCTCGCCAAGTCACTCGCGAGGGAGAGAGCtgacgccgcgcacgcctcgccgGTGACCCCCGCGaccggcacgcgcgcgacgaatCCCATCGCGACATTCGAGGGTCGCGAGTGCGCGCCGTTTTCGCGCACCCCGCCTTGGAAGGGGTAG